A stretch of DNA from Arthrobacter globiformis:
GTATTTGATGAGCTGAAACCGATGCCCGTTGCCCAGTTCAAGGAGGTTATCCTCGGACCCGCCGCACGGTCCACGGCGGCAGGACGGCCCCTGCGGGTGCAGCCTGATCTAACTGAGCGGCTTCTGGCTGAGTCCGCCGAGGGCGCGGACACTCTGCCGCTGCTCTCATTGACCCTAGCCCGGTTGTACGCCGACTTCGAGGGCGCCGGTGAGCTGACCTTGGACGGATACGAGGCCATTGGCGGCATGAGCAGCGTAGTGCAGACCGAAATCGACGCCGTGCTCGCCCGTGACCCCATCGCGCGTGAGTCCCAGCTTGCGAACCTGCACTCGGCGTTTATTCCATGGCTGGCTACCATAAACCCCGACAATGATCAGCCAACGCGCAGGGTGGCACGTCTGGTGGATCTTCCGGCGCAGGCCCGTCCGCTGATTGACACGTTAGTGGCCAGGCGCTTGCTGATTGAAGATGTACGGGGCGGCGAGATCGTTGTTGAGGTGGCGCTGGAGAGTTTGCTGCGCCAGTGGAAGGAGTTGGCCCAGTGGCTGGCAACTGAACGGGAGGATTTGAAGGAAGCCGACAATCTTGAACGCGCCGCAGCGGCGTGGGAGGGCAGCGGTCGGGGCCACGCCTGGCTACTGGAGGGCGCCCGGCTGACCGGTGCAGAGTCGCTGGCCTCGAAGCCCGCCTTCAGGAACCGCCTAAAGAATGTGCGGAGTTTCCTGATCGCCTCCAGACGACGGGAGAACGATCGAATTGTCGCAGCGAAACAAGCCGAACTAAAGGCCGCGAGAGACAAGCAGGAAGCGGCAGAGAGGCAAGCGGCGGAACTGCGGAAAGGCGCCCGTGTGCTTAGAGCAGTGCTGGCGGTCGTGACCCTGATAGCAGCGGTTGCCATTTTCGGTTTCGTGCAAGCGTCGATGACAGCGGAAGAGGCAACTGCGGGAACCTGCCAGGCAACGTCAATGCTGCCGGCATCTGAGGTCCAGCCGATACTGCGCGGAGCCAGGTTTGGCGGCGGAATGCCCGGTGCGAAGCAAGTCCTTGCCTCGCACGTACTGACAGAACCCGTTCGCAACCCCATGACGAGGCAGACAGTACTGCCAGGAGCGCTGCTGCAGTCGCTCCGGATGGCCGCTAGATAGCATCTGGCAGACTGACCGTACAGCGCGGTTGTAGATCCCGCCAACGAAGGTCACCTCATAATCTGAAGGGCATAATGTCATGCCGCTAGTTGCGCCTTCAATGACGTGTCATCCGCTGCCTCTATGAGCATTTCGGCGGCGTGGAGCAGGCGCCCGACCACGCCCGCCTGCCCGGTGGATGCAATGAAGACGTCTATGGCGGCCATGGGCCCATTCTGCGGGCAGGTTTCTACATCCGGAAGGCCTGACAGCGGCACCGGGTGGCGGAGCAGGGGGATTCTGTCTGCGGCTATCGCAGGACCGGGGTGCAGGCTAGTCTCGCGGTATGAAACCGCTGATCCTGCTGGACATTGAGGGAGTGCTGAATCCTGTGGCGCATCCGAACGACGACGGCGAGAGTTCCGAGCGGTCACTGCCGGAGGCGAAGGCGTCGCTGGTCCGGAGACTCGCCAAATGCGGACAGATCGCGTGGGTGTCGACATCACCCGAGGACCTGACCGAGGAGCTGGAGTCGCAACTGCAGCTCGAGACGGAACCCGTGCGCGTGGAGTTGGAGATGCGTGAGAGCGACGTCGATGAGCCCACACCGAAGCTGCGGGCGGTGACCGAGTGGCTTGCCCGGAAGGACGCTGACGGAGAGGCCGGTTGGGACGCGCTGGTGTGGATCGACGACGTGCTCGGCCCGGACGCACACGAGTGGGCGGACGGATTCAGCCAGCCGGTACACCTGGAGAAGACGTCGCCGGAGGAGGGGCTGACCAAAGAGCAGGTCGCATCTGTCGAGTCATTCGTGGATGGCATCTGACCCGCCCGGTTTCGTATTTCATGCCGCTCTTAAATGAATCCGCGCCCGCGGCCGTGTTCAGCGCTAACGGTCTGAAGCAAGGGTAGCCGCGGGTGAATTCCCGGGAGGCGAAGATCGGGTACGCCTGGTGCACGTGGCCCCGCCCATGCTTGCTCTGTGTAGACGCGTAATCGTGCGGAAAGGAAAACAGGTACCACCCATGCGTGCCGTCCGCCCCGCTCGGGAGTTAAATCAAAGTGGGCGGAAGTCGTGTTGAAGCCCATCCGGTAACTCAGGTTGTCCGGAGTGAGACGGGGCCGGCGACGTGAGTGCCCTCTGAGACCGGGGCATCTCCCCCCAGCCGTCGCCGGCCCTGCACACAGATCAGGACCGAGGAACCACCCTGCTGCGCCCAAGCTGGGCGATGGGACCATGAGTTACGGGAAAGGACAGGCAGCTACCGAAAACACCCCCGCCATCCCCGAGCGGCCTAGGGAATCACGAGCAACCCGCTTATGGATGGGGAAACCAGTGGATCGTCCGTCGCCGATCAAGGACTGACGAAGCCGCCTAGATTCACGGTTGTCCTTGGTCTACAACCTGACACCCGAACTTCCGGCTACAAGTGTCAGGTTAGGTTCTGAGGCTTTCGAGAGCGGGCGTCAGGAAATGAGATTTTAGTTCCTATTCTGACGCTCGCTTTCCTGGTGGTGGCCTGCCGTCAAGTTGAGATGTAGCTCAATGGAACGAAAGGGCGCGTGGTCCGGACCGGGTTGACCCGCACTTGTCTACGAGGCTGGACGAAACGTCGAGAAGATGTCCGTCAACTAGGGACCAGCAACCAGTTGGTAAGTTCGTCCGAGTTCATTTTGCGCTATTGCCTTAGACATCATTTTGTTTCTGGGTGTTGAAAAAGGACCGGGGTTGCCTATGCTGAGCGCATGTCCGACAGGGACCGCCTTTGGCTACCGTCCGCGTCGAAGTTCCGCGGTTCAAGCCATGCCCGGAAAGCGTTGCCAATCTTCGGCCATTCGTAG
This window harbors:
- a CDS encoding HAD domain-containing protein; the protein is MKPLILLDIEGVLNPVAHPNDDGESSERSLPEAKASLVRRLAKCGQIAWVSTSPEDLTEELESQLQLETEPVRVELEMRESDVDEPTPKLRAVTEWLARKDADGEAGWDALVWIDDVLGPDAHEWADGFSQPVHLEKTSPEEGLTKEQVASVESFVDGI